Below is a genomic region from Candidatus Binatia bacterium.
CACGGTGCACCTGCGCGAAGACCGCCGCCACATCCAGGACGACGACGTGCGGCGCCTGCGCGCGATGCGACGCGGCGAGCTGAACCTCGAGATGGCGCTGACCGAGGAGATGCTCGCGATCGCGCTCGATCTCCGCCCGGAGCGCTCCACCCTGGTGCCGGAGCGGCGCGAGGAGCTGACGACCGAGGGCGGCCTGGACCTGATGCGCCATGCCCCCGCCGTGCGCCGCGCCGCACCCCGCTTACGTGAGCGCAGCATCGCGCTGAGCCTCTTCCTCGACCCCGAGCCCGCCCTGGCGCCGGTCGCGCGCGACTGCGGTGCCGCGATGGTCGAGATCCACACGGGCGCGTACGCGAATGCGGCGGGAGAGGCGGCGCTCCGCGCCGAGCTCGACCGCATCGCGCTCGCCGCGCGCGCCTTCCACGCCGTCGGACTCGAGGTCCACGCCGGCCACGGCATCACCACCGCCAACGTCGCCCCCCTGCTGCGCGCCTTCCCCTTCACGGAGCTTTCCATCGGGCACCACATCGTCTCGCTCGCGATCGAGGTCGGCATGCGCGCGGCGGTCGAGGCGATGCTCGCCGCGATGAGGGCCTAGCCGGCACGG
It encodes:
- a CDS encoding pyridoxine 5'-phosphate synthase; its protein translation is TVHLREDRRHIQDDDVRRLRAMRRGELNLEMALTEEMLAIALDLRPERSTLVPERREELTTEGGLDLMRHAPAVRRAAPRLRERSIALSLFLDPEPALAPVARDCGAAMVEIHTGAYANAAGEAALRAELDRIALAARAFHAVGLEVHAGHGITTANVAPLLRAFPFTELSIGHHIVSLAIEVGMRAAVEAMLAAMRA